A genomic window from Silene latifolia isolate original U9 population chromosome 11, ASM4854445v1, whole genome shotgun sequence includes:
- the LOC141613037 gene encoding uncharacterized protein LOC141613037 — translation MVLMKSWSYYSCDEIKGNNQKGEGLWARVMEMYEQYRRENPDKIGERNLDSMKDRHQRICKNVNSWVACYRKAYARKSSGMSMSDVKKDAHAQYTQVNKSNFNDMAVFEEVMSKLKKWEVPTGMDMGGNPYVEEGDDIIQESEGSTKRSKTNEDGDYVIPTNPDTPTSVPTSSTISRPQGRDVAKKKRGKQKVTESSHNSEFTEEYRAMRMIREKELELSERQIQEMGRLTKEGHEAEKHKSYAAILNTLLAKTHLTPAQEAMIEDLTEKVMGKTF, via the coding sequence ATGGTTCTTATGAAATCATGGAGTTATTATAGTTGTGATGAGATTAAAGGGAATAATCAAAAGGGTGAGGGTTTGTGGGCAAGGGTGATGGAAATGTATGAACAATATCGACGAGAAAATCCAGATAAAATTGGCGAGAGAAATTTGGATTCGATGAAAGATCGTCATCAAAGAATTTGTAAAAACGTCAATTCGTGGGTTGCTTGTTATAGGAAAGCATACGCGAGAAAATCAAGTGGAATGAGCATGAGTGATGTTAAGAAAGACGCACATGCTCAATATACTCAAGTGAATAAGTCAAATTTCAATGATATGGCAGTATTTGAAGAAGTGATGAGTAAACTAAAAAAATGGGAAGTTCCAACGGGAATGGATATGGGAGGCAATCCGTACGTGGAAGAAGGCGATGATATCATTCAAGAAAGTGAAGGTAGCACGAAAAGATCAAAAACTAATGAAGATGGAGACTATGTAATCCCTACAAATCCCGATACTCCAACTAGTGTTCCTACATCTAGTACTATTAGTCGTCCTCAAGGAAGGGATGTTGCTAAGAAGAAAAGGGGAAAGCAGAAAGTTACAGAATCTTCACACAATAGCGAGTTCACTGAAGAGTATCGTGCTATGAGaatgataagagaaaaagagctCGAATTGTCGGAAAGACAAATTCAAGAAATGGGCAGGCTTACTAAGGAAGGACATGAAGCTGAGAAGCACAAGAGTTATGCCGCAATACTGAACACATTATTGGCAAAAACCCATTTAACTCCTGCACAAGAAGCCATGATAGAAGATCTTACAGAGAAAGTGATGGGTAAAACATTTTAA